One Verrucomicrobiia bacterium genomic window, TCATTCTGGCTGTGGAACCGGTCGAAGGCCCAGCGCTCCCCACGCGCTGCGCGGCCCGAACAGAGCCAATCGACCAACACCAACCCGCTTTTGGGTTGCAGATGAAACTCCTGGCGCTGCCGATAGCGCGATTGAGCAAAGGCTTGGACCGGGTCGGGCGCCAAAGCCAGGAGCGCCTCGCGGGCCAAGTGAGCCCTGAGATAATGGCTGCACGGCTGAGAATCTGGATTGCGATAAACCTTGGTTGATGCCTGGGTGCTCAAAAAACAGCGCGCTCCCTCCCCAACATTTAACGTCAGGCTGATTTCGTCCCCGGCAACCAACCCCCCGCCAAAACTGCTCAAGCAGGCCCAAACACTCGGACCGCGAGGACGCGGAGTCAGGATTTTGAGGGGGCTGGTGGCCCAAACAGAAGTGGCCGTGCTTTGGCCGGCCGCTAATTCTACACTCAAATGGCCGGTGCCCGGCTGCAATTGGTCCAAGCTCATACCGTCAAGTATTGCTTCACAAGATTTTGATTCAAGTCTGCTATGGCCCCTTCGGCGGCAATCGCGCCGCGGTCCATGACATAAAAGTAATCGGCGACGCTGAGGCAAAAATCCAGGTACTGCTCGACCAAAAGGATGCTCATTTGACCTTCCTTTTTAATCTTCAGCAGCGTCTCACCTATGTGGTCGATTATGTTGGGCTGGATGCCTTCGGTCGGTTCATCCAGTAGCAGCACCTTTGGGGCGGTCAGCAAGGCGCGCGCGATAGCCAACTGTTGCTGCTGTCCGCCGCTGAGGACCCCGCCCTTTCGTTTGAGCATGGTCTTAAGAATCGGGAAAAGTTCGAGGATCCGGTGCACCTGGCCGTTGGCCGTTGCGCCGTGCGCCACGAGGCTAATCCGCAGGTTTTCCCACACCGTCAGGTTCGGAAAAATATCGCGGCCTTGCGGCACGTATCCAAGCCCTTGGCGGGCGCGTTCGTCGGGGCGCAAGCCGTTGAGCAGCCGGTCGCCCAAACGGATATTGCCGCTCATTGGTTTGAGCAGGCCAGTCACGCATTTGAGGGTGGTGGTTTTGCCAACGCCATTGCGACCCATCAAGCAAACGACCTGGCCTTGCGGAATGGACAGCGAAACATTACGCAGGATTTGTGACCCTTCATAGGCAGCGTTGAGCTGGGAGAGCGTGAGGATGTCCGGCGCGGCATTCACAGTTGGCGTTTCGGCTCGTGTTTGCGGCCCAGGTAAACCTCGATGACCCTTTCGTCGTTTTGCACCTCCTCGACCGAGCCTTCGCAAAGAACGGAGCCCTGGTGGAGCACCGTGACCTTTCGGGCGATTTGGCGGACGAATGCCATGTCATGCTCGATGACGATGAGGCTATGGTGGGCGGCCAGGTTGACCAGCAGTTCGCCCGTGCGGACCGTTTCGTCATCGCTCATCCCGGCCGTCGGTTCATCGACCAGCAGCAGCCTGGGGTCCTGGGCCAGGAGCATGCCAATTTCGAGCCATTGCTTTTGGCCATGGGCCAATGCTCCGGCCCGCCAGTGCTGGCGGTCAGCCAGACCTACCGTTTCGAGGACCTGTTGGATGCGTTCACGCTGAGCCGGGGTGACCCTTGAGAACAGCGCCTCCCAAACGCTCCGCTTGCTCGGGAGCGACAGCAGGATGTTTTCAAACACCGTGTGCTCGACATAAACCGACGGGGTTTGAAATTTGCGCCCGATCCCCAACCGGTTGATCTGATATTCATTGAGCCGCGTCAGGTCGGTGTCCCTGCCAAATTCGATTTTGCCCGAATCGGGCCGTGTGCGGCCAGAGATCAAATCGAGCATGGTGCTTTTGCCGGCGCCGTTTGGGCCGATGATGACGCGCAGCTCGCCGGCATCCATGTAAAAGTTCAATTCGGAAATGGCCTTGAACCCGTCAAAGGTTTTGTTCACGCCTTCGAGCATCAGGATGAACTCTTTGCGCTGCGCGCTCATTCGCTTTTGACGAGGGTTTCGCTGGGCTTGGCCGCAGGTGCTGGTTGCGGGGTGGGTTCAAGCTTGCCACGAAAATGGCGGCGGAGCGATTTCAACTGTCCGGGCAGGCCAACGATTCCTTTGGGCATGAAAACGGTCACGAAAACAAACAGAGCGCCCAGGATCAGCAGCCACATATCCGGGAAGGCGCGGGTGGTCCAGCTCTTGAGGGCATTGACACCAATCGCACCCAGGATGGGACCAATCAATGTGCCGCGCCCACCGACGGCGACCCAGACAACCGCTTCGAGCGATTTATCAGGGGCCATCTCGCTGGGATTGATAATGCCGACCTGGGGGACGTACAGCATGCCCCCGAGCGCGCCAATGACTGCGCAAAGAACGAATACAAACAGCTTGTAGTTGGCAGCGGCGTACCCACTGAACAACACACGGTCTTCCCGGTCACGAATGGCCTGCTGGACCAGGCCGAATCGGGTTTGGCTCAACCAGCGGCATCCAATATAAACCAGCGCCAATAGAAGGGCCGTGGCGATATAAAGGCCCCGCTGAGTGGCCGGCTCGCGTAGATCGTGGCCAAGGAGGAATTTGAAATCAGTAAACCCATTGTTCCCGCCCATCAAGAGGCTATTGCGGAAAAACAGCAAACAGGCGGCGTAGGTGAGGGCCTGGGTCAAAATGGAGAAGTAAACGCCACGAATGCGGGAACGAAAGGCGAGATAGCCGAAAATCAGGGCCAGCAGACCCGGCACCACCACGACCATCAGCAGGGCGAAAGCAAAGCTCCCGAAGGGCCGCCAGAAAGGGGGCAAATTATGCCAGCCCAAAAAGACGAGAAAATCGGGGATAGGCTGATGGTACTGCCCGAGGTCGCCGATCATGCGCATGAGGTGCATGCCCATCATGTAGCCGCCCAAGGTGAAGAAAAGGGCCTGGCCCAGGCTCAGCAAACCGGTATAACCCCAAAGGACATCGACGCTGATAGCCAGGACGGCGTAACAAAGGTACTTGCCGTAAAGGTTGATGCTGAAATCGCTGACATGCAAAAAGCTGCCGGCGGATGTGAAAGCATTGAGGGCCGGCAGCACAATGATTAAGACGATGGCCGCGATAGCCAGGGCACATTTTGATGATTTGCTGGCGGTGCCCCACATACTGTCAATCGAGGCTGCGACTACGGCTGCTGAATAAACCGCCTGGCTTCCACTGTAAGAACAGGATGATGGCAATCAGCACAACGATCTTGCCCGTAACCGGCGAGCCGGTGGTTTGTTGGAGCACCTGGTCGGCAGTGCCGATGCCCAGAGCGGAATAGACCGTGCCGACGATGCTGCCGATCCCGCCAAGGACCACCGTCATGAAACTATCCACGATATACGTTTGCCCAAGACTGGGGCCGACGTTGCCGATTTGCGATAGGAACGCCCCCGCCAGTCCGGCCAGGCCGGAGCCAAAGGCGAAGGTCACCATGTTAATGCGGCTGGTGCGCACGCCCAGGCAAGCGGCCATACCCCGATTTTGCATCACAGCCCGAATCAG contains:
- a CDS encoding urease accessory protein UreD, producing the protein MSLDQLQPGTGHLSVELAAGQSTATSVWATSPLKILTPRPRGPSVWACLSSFGGGLVAGDEISLTLNVGEGARCFLSTQASTKVYRNPDSQPCSHYLRAHLAREALLALAPDPVQAFAQSRYRQRQEFHLQPKSGLVLVDWLCSGRAARGERWAFDRFHSQNEIFLGESRVLLDSLLLEPADGPLEASHRMGRFNCLALVVVIGDTLAAVSARLLEEVARLPMPRHAPLVCSASPITQGSLIRIAGESVEAVSHEVRRLLSFVPQFLHDDPWARKW
- the urtE gene encoding urea ABC transporter ATP-binding subunit UrtE, with protein sequence MNAAPDILTLSQLNAAYEGSQILRNVSLSIPQGQVVCLMGRNGVGKTTTLKCVTGLLKPMSGNIRLGDRLLNGLRPDERARQGLGYVPQGRDIFPNLTVWENLRISLVAHGATANGQVHRILELFPILKTMLKRKGGVLSGGQQQQLAIARALLTAPKVLLLDEPTEGIQPNIIDHIGETLLKIKKEGQMSILLVEQYLDFCLSVADYFYVMDRGAIAAEGAIADLNQNLVKQYLTV
- the urtD gene encoding urea ABC transporter ATP-binding protein UrtD; this encodes MSAQRKEFILMLEGVNKTFDGFKAISELNFYMDAGELRVIIGPNGAGKSTMLDLISGRTRPDSGKIEFGRDTDLTRLNEYQINRLGIGRKFQTPSVYVEHTVFENILLSLPSKRSVWEALFSRVTPAQRERIQQVLETVGLADRQHWRAGALAHGQKQWLEIGMLLAQDPRLLLVDEPTAGMSDDETVRTGELLVNLAAHHSLIVIEHDMAFVRQIARKVTVLHQGSVLCEGSVEEVQNDERVIEVYLGRKHEPKRQL
- the urtC gene encoding urea ABC transporter permease subunit UrtC — encoded protein: MWGTASKSSKCALAIAAIVLIIVLPALNAFTSAGSFLHVSDFSINLYGKYLCYAVLAISVDVLWGYTGLLSLGQALFFTLGGYMMGMHLMRMIGDLGQYHQPIPDFLVFLGWHNLPPFWRPFGSFAFALLMVVVVPGLLALIFGYLAFRSRIRGVYFSILTQALTYAACLLFFRNSLLMGGNNGFTDFKFLLGHDLREPATQRGLYIATALLLALVYIGCRWLSQTRFGLVQQAIRDREDRVLFSGYAAANYKLFVFVLCAVIGALGGMLYVPQVGIINPSEMAPDKSLEAVVWVAVGGRGTLIGPILGAIGVNALKSWTTRAFPDMWLLILGALFVFVTVFMPKGIVGLPGQLKSLRRHFRGKLEPTPQPAPAAKPSETLVKSE